In one window of Dromaius novaehollandiae isolate bDroNov1 chromosome W, bDroNov1.hap1, whole genome shotgun sequence DNA:
- the LOC112992404 gene encoding uncharacterized protein LOC112992404 isoform X2, with amino-acid sequence MSAHTWFHSHSGSRCPAMDPCPIRLGFYPKAAPRAPQLQQEPAARRGRQGRARPGSRGLPRQPGAVAAAARRAAPDAAHRFCLEQSVTKTEENGKLENKENTTLKKQVNRIKQILIEDWSLGVSTETVLCYWTDKNTDVCQQTAKRTSYSPASFPRPGSLDIQARKDNLTLSSHGVIKHVWHINFPAKKEIM; translated from the exons ATGTCTGCACATACTTGGTTTCACTCCCACTCTGGGAGCCGCTGTCCTGCCATGGACCCCTGCCCCATACGCCTCGGGTTTTACCCCAAAGCCGCCCCACGAGCACCGCAGCTCCAGCAGGAGCCCGCAGCGCGCcgcgggcggcagggccgggccaggccgggcagccgggggctcccgcggcagccgggggctgtggcggccgcggcgcgccgcgCGGCCCCTGACGCAGCCCATCG GTTTTGCCTGGAACAATCAGTGACTAAGACTGAGGAAAATGGAAAGcttgaaaataaggaaaatacaACACTGAAGAAACAAG TCAACAGAATCAAGCAGATACTAATTGAAGACTGGTCTTTAGGAGTAAGCACAGAAACTGTCTTG TGCTACTGGACTGACAAAAACACTGATGTGTGTCAACAAACAGCAAAGAGAACCTCTTACTCTCCAGCATCATTTCCTAGACCAGGAAGTTTGGATATCCAAGCACGTAAAGACAATCTGACCCTTTCCTCTCATGGGGTCATCAAGCATGTTTG GCACATAAACTTCCCTGCCAAAAAAGAAATCATGTAA
- the LOC112992404 gene encoding uncharacterized protein LOC112992404 isoform X1 — MSAHTWFHSHSGSRCPAMDPCPIRLGFYPKAAPRAPQLQQEPAARRGRQGRARPGSRGLPRQPGAVAAAARRAAPDAAHRFCLEQSVTKTEENGKLENKENTTLKKQVNRIKQILIEDWSLGVSTETVLCYWTDKNTDVCQQTAKRTSYSPASFPRPGSLDIQARKDNLTLSSHGVIKHVWMNLCSWLSCGYHIRTFSLNCSSVFGHKLWHLSREMEGSFTYKLIEHINFPAKKEIM; from the exons ATGTCTGCACATACTTGGTTTCACTCCCACTCTGGGAGCCGCTGTCCTGCCATGGACCCCTGCCCCATACGCCTCGGGTTTTACCCCAAAGCCGCCCCACGAGCACCGCAGCTCCAGCAGGAGCCCGCAGCGCGCcgcgggcggcagggccgggccaggccgggcagccgggggctcccgcggcagccgggggctgtggcggccgcggcgcgccgcgCGGCCCCTGACGCAGCCCATCG GTTTTGCCTGGAACAATCAGTGACTAAGACTGAGGAAAATGGAAAGcttgaaaataaggaaaatacaACACTGAAGAAACAAG TCAACAGAATCAAGCAGATACTAATTGAAGACTGGTCTTTAGGAGTAAGCACAGAAACTGTCTTG TGCTACTGGACTGACAAAAACACTGATGTGTGTCAACAAACAGCAAAGAGAACCTCTTACTCTCCAGCATCATTTCCTAGACCAGGAAGTTTGGATATCCAAGCACGTAAAGACAATCTGACCCTTTCCTCTCATGGGGTCATCAAGCATGTTTG GATGAATCTGTGCTCCTGGCTGAGCTGTGGTTATCACATACGAACATTTTCTCTGAACTGCTCATCTGTTTTTGGGCATAAG CTTTGGCACTTAAGCAGAGAAATGGAGGGATCTTTTACATACAAATTGATTGA GCACATAAACTTCCCTGCCAAAAAAGAAATCATGTAA
- the LOC112992404 gene encoding uncharacterized protein LOC112992404 isoform X3 translates to MVSLNIPELENTLRSMGRFCLEQSVTKTEENGKLENKENTTLKKQVNRIKQILIEDWSLGVSTETVLCYWTDKNTDVCQQTAKRTSYSPASFPRPGSLDIQARKDNLTLSSHGVIKHVWMNLCSWLSCGYHIRTFSLNCSSVFGHKLWHLSREMEGSFTYKLIEHINFPAKKEIM, encoded by the exons ATGGTTTCCCTAAACATTCCCGAGCTGGAGAACACTCTGAGAAGCATGGGAAG GTTTTGCCTGGAACAATCAGTGACTAAGACTGAGGAAAATGGAAAGcttgaaaataaggaaaatacaACACTGAAGAAACAAG TCAACAGAATCAAGCAGATACTAATTGAAGACTGGTCTTTAGGAGTAAGCACAGAAACTGTCTTG TGCTACTGGACTGACAAAAACACTGATGTGTGTCAACAAACAGCAAAGAGAACCTCTTACTCTCCAGCATCATTTCCTAGACCAGGAAGTTTGGATATCCAAGCACGTAAAGACAATCTGACCCTTTCCTCTCATGGGGTCATCAAGCATGTTTG GATGAATCTGTGCTCCTGGCTGAGCTGTGGTTATCACATACGAACATTTTCTCTGAACTGCTCATCTGTTTTTGGGCATAAG CTTTGGCACTTAAGCAGAGAAATGGAGGGATCTTTTACATACAAATTGATTGA GCACATAAACTTCCCTGCCAAAAAAGAAATCATGTAA